The Acidimicrobiales bacterium genome window below encodes:
- a CDS encoding DUF2207 domain-containing protein, with amino-acid sequence MWRPARAAPTLSLFVLVVALALAGAAARPAPAAAQTGAERIDRYDVEIGVGSDGALTVTEVIAYDFGGNARHGIFRDIPVRFHYDDRYDRVMPIEVLSVDGSEGTPDHYEVEDEGAAKRIRIGDEDETITGPHTYRIRYRVDGALNGFPDHDELYWNAVGHEWSVPIGAMTARVTTPSGITQVTCFAGSEGSQLPCGASTADGTTASFTNGPVGPFQGLTVVVGFEPGAVPAPEPILDERWSFARAFAVTPATVGGSVALLAAVLGGFATLAWRAGRDRRYVGSPTDIAFGNTTGAVEAVPLMERTETPVEFAPPDGLRPGQVGTLVDEAANPLDVTATIVDLAVRGYLRIEEIPKQGWFGKPDWRLVKLREGDGLLPYEALLFDALFEDAADGTTVQLSDLRNKFRQRLTKVQDALYEDAVRQGWFTSRPDRVRAKWVVIGALVLSAGIGLVVVTAIFTHAALVAIPVALLGLLLLIGARRMPHRTAKGTGVLRRVAGFRIFMEESEAQRAQFAERAHLFTEYLPYAVVFGCTEKWAKAFAGLEGQLPEQHWYVGHHAFTTVVFADAMDSFSVTTAGTLTSVPASSGSSGFGGGGFSGGGGGGGGGGSW; translated from the coding sequence ATGTGGCGCCCGGCGCGGGCAGCGCCGACCCTGTCCCTGTTCGTCCTCGTCGTCGCCCTGGCCCTGGCCGGGGCGGCGGCGCGCCCGGCCCCCGCGGCGGCGCAGACCGGCGCGGAGCGCATCGACCGCTACGACGTCGAGATCGGCGTCGGCAGCGACGGCGCCCTCACCGTCACCGAGGTCATCGCCTACGACTTCGGGGGCAACGCCCGGCACGGGATCTTCCGCGACATCCCCGTGCGGTTCCACTACGACGACCGCTACGACCGGGTGATGCCCATCGAGGTCCTGTCCGTCGACGGCTCGGAGGGCACGCCCGACCACTACGAGGTCGAGGACGAGGGCGCCGCCAAGCGGATCCGCATCGGCGACGAGGACGAGACGATCACCGGCCCCCACACGTACCGCATCCGCTACCGGGTCGACGGCGCCCTCAACGGCTTCCCCGACCACGACGAGCTGTACTGGAACGCCGTCGGCCACGAGTGGTCCGTGCCCATCGGGGCGATGACGGCGAGGGTCACCACGCCGAGCGGGATCACCCAGGTCACCTGCTTCGCCGGATCGGAGGGCTCGCAGCTGCCGTGCGGCGCCAGCACGGCGGACGGCACGACGGCGTCGTTCACCAACGGCCCGGTCGGCCCGTTCCAGGGGCTGACCGTCGTCGTCGGGTTCGAGCCCGGCGCCGTGCCCGCCCCCGAGCCGATCCTCGACGAGCGCTGGAGCTTCGCCCGGGCCTTCGCCGTCACGCCGGCGACCGTGGGCGGCAGCGTCGCCCTCCTCGCCGCCGTGCTCGGCGGGTTCGCCACCCTCGCCTGGCGCGCCGGCCGGGACCGCCGCTACGTCGGCTCGCCGACCGACATCGCCTTCGGCAACACCACCGGCGCCGTCGAGGCCGTCCCCCTCATGGAGCGCACCGAGACGCCGGTCGAGTTCGCCCCGCCCGACGGGCTGCGGCCGGGCCAGGTCGGCACCCTCGTCGACGAGGCCGCCAACCCGCTCGACGTCACCGCCACGATCGTCGACCTCGCCGTCCGGGGCTACCTCCGCATCGAGGAGATCCCGAAGCAGGGCTGGTTCGGCAAGCCGGACTGGCGTCTCGTCAAGCTGCGGGAGGGCGACGGCCTCCTGCCCTACGAGGCCCTCCTCTTCGACGCGCTGTTCGAGGACGCGGCAGACGGCACCACCGTCCAGCTGTCCGACCTGCGCAACAAGTTCCGCCAGCGGCTGACCAAGGTGCAGGACGCGCTGTACGAGGACGCCGTCCGCCAGGGCTGGTTCACCAGCCGTCCCGACCGGGTGCGGGCCAAGTGGGTGGTCATCGGCGCGCTGGTGCTGAGCGCCGGCATCGGCCTCGTCGTCGTCACCGCCATCTTCACCCACGCCGCCCTCGTCGCCATCCCCGTCGCCCTGCTCGGCCTGCTGCTGCTGATCGGCGCCCGGCGCATGCCCCACCGCACGGCCAAGGGCACCGGCGTGCTGCGCCGGGTCGCCGGCTTCCGCATCTTCATGGAGGAGTCCGAGGCCCAGCGGGCCCAGTTCGCCGAGCGGGCCCACCTGTTCACCGAGTACCTGCCCTACGCCGTCGTGTTCGGGTGCACCGAGAAGTGGGCGAAGGCCTTCGCCGGCCTGGAGGGGCAGCTGCCCGAGCAGCACTGGTACGTCGGCCACCACGCCTTCACGACCGTCGTCTTCGCCGACGCCATGGACTCGTTCTCGGTGACGACGGCGGGCACGCTCACGTCGGTGCCGGCGTCGTCGGGCAGCAGTGGGTTCGGCGGCGGCGGCTTCTCGGGCGGCGGCGGGGGCGGCGGGGGCGGCGGCTCCTGGTGA
- a CDS encoding MBL fold metallo-hydrolase, with translation MSLEVLAPGVLAWLQEPHRFGHPNAGVVVDEDGLTVVDTLMVRSQWEPFGAAVDELGRRVRRVVLTSSHIEFCGGTPRFRMAAVYGTRQVSAHLDQPPNVDAYRRLLPEFADEFGDDLATRPVTHVVAQPAMLSAAVVAVPTTGQMRENLVVHVPGADVLFGGAMCWFGVTPLAFQGDPATWADALDGVAGLAPIVVPGHGPIGGEEEVRALQAYLRACVDAAGDPSAIPPGPWDRWANREHDTVNVERAAMLARGDDSVPPTALRLLGLA, from the coding sequence GTGAGCCTCGAGGTCCTCGCCCCCGGCGTGCTGGCCTGGCTCCAGGAGCCCCACCGCTTCGGGCACCCGAACGCCGGCGTGGTCGTCGACGAGGACGGCCTCACCGTGGTCGACACCCTCATGGTCCGCTCGCAGTGGGAGCCGTTCGGCGCCGCGGTGGACGAGCTCGGCCGCCGCGTCCGGCGGGTCGTGCTCACCAGCAGCCACATCGAGTTCTGCGGCGGCACCCCCCGGTTCCGGATGGCCGCCGTGTACGGCACCCGCCAGGTGAGCGCCCACCTCGACCAGCCGCCCAACGTGGACGCCTACCGCCGCCTGCTGCCCGAGTTCGCCGACGAGTTCGGCGACGACCTCGCCACCCGGCCCGTCACCCACGTGGTCGCCCAGCCGGCCATGCTGAGCGCGGCGGTCGTCGCCGTGCCCACGACCGGGCAGATGCGGGAGAACCTCGTCGTGCACGTGCCCGGCGCCGACGTCCTCTTCGGCGGGGCGATGTGCTGGTTCGGGGTGACGCCGCTCGCCTTCCAGGGCGACCCGGCCACCTGGGCCGACGCCCTCGACGGGGTCGCCGGCCTCGCCCCCATCGTCGTCCCCGGCCACGGGCCGATCGGCGGCGAGGAGGAGGTCCGCGCCCTGCAGGCCTACCTGCGGGCCTGCGTCGACGCCGCCGGCGACCCGTCGGCCATCCCGCCCGGCCCGTGGGACCGCTGGGCCAACCGCGAGCACGACACGGTCAACGTCGAGCGGGCCGCCATGCTGGCGCGGGGCGACGACTCGGTCCCCCCCACCGCCCTCCGCCTCCTCGGCCTCGCCTGA
- a CDS encoding VOC family protein, which translates to MARVTGIGGVFFKARDPEALQAFYQEHLGLTVAPEGPVVFRWRTADDPPAPGSTVWAPFADDTTYFGPGPASWMVNYRVDDLDGMLAALRAAGIEVDDAVEEMPGLGRFGWAADPEGNRFELWEPAEGR; encoded by the coding sequence ATGGCTCGGGTGACCGGCATCGGCGGCGTGTTCTTCAAGGCCCGCGACCCGGAGGCGCTGCAGGCCTTCTACCAGGAGCACCTCGGGCTCACCGTGGCGCCGGAGGGGCCGGTCGTGTTCCGGTGGCGCACGGCCGACGACCCGCCGGCGCCCGGCTCCACGGTGTGGGCCCCGTTCGCCGACGACACGACGTACTTCGGGCCGGGCCCGGCCAGCTGGATGGTCAACTACCGGGTCGACGACCTCGACGGGATGCTGGCCGCGCTGCGGGCCGCCGGGATCGAGGTGGACGACGCCGTCGAGGAGATGCCCGGCCTCGGCCGCTTCGGCTGGGCCGCCGACCCCGAGGGCAACCGCTTCGAGCTCTGGGAGCCGGCCGAGGGCAGGTAG
- a CDS encoding DUF2461 domain-containing protein: MAGTAAFRGWPPEALAFFAELEADNTKAWWDEHRAVYDDVVRGPMDALVAAVPERHRPMRVFRPYRDVRFSRDKQPYKTNIAAVSEREGGAHYYVSLDATGLVAGVGYPHLAADQLERYRAAVDDDRTGAMLEGVVATLERDGLEVGGDALKTAPRGWPRDHPRVALLRRKGLYVWRRFPPARWLSTPRALDRVVGAWDAGEPLAAWLDDHVGPSTLPPPEAR, translated from the coding sequence GTGGCCGGGACCGCCGCCTTCCGGGGCTGGCCGCCCGAGGCGCTCGCCTTCTTCGCCGAGCTGGAGGCCGACAACACCAAGGCCTGGTGGGACGAGCACCGCGCCGTGTACGACGACGTCGTCAGGGGCCCGATGGACGCGCTCGTCGCCGCCGTGCCCGAGCGGCACCGGCCGATGCGGGTGTTCCGGCCCTACCGGGACGTGCGCTTCAGCCGGGACAAGCAGCCGTACAAGACGAACATCGCCGCCGTGTCCGAGCGGGAGGGCGGCGCCCACTACTACGTCAGCCTCGACGCCACCGGGCTGGTGGCCGGGGTCGGCTACCCGCACCTCGCCGCCGACCAGCTGGAGCGGTACCGGGCTGCCGTCGACGACGACCGCACCGGCGCGATGCTGGAGGGCGTGGTCGCGACGTTGGAGCGGGACGGGCTCGAGGTCGGAGGGGACGCGCTGAAGACGGCGCCGAGGGGATGGCCGAGGGACCACCCCCGCGTCGCCCTCCTGCGGCGCAAGGGCCTGTACGTGTGGCGCAGGTTCCCGCCGGCCCGGTGGCTCTCGACCCCGCGGGCGCTGGACCGGGTGGTGGGCGCCTGGGACGCCGGCGAGCCGCTCGCCGCCTGGCTCGACGACCACGTGGGGCCGAGCACCCTGCCGCCGCCGGAGGCCCGGTGA
- a CDS encoding PIG-L deacetylase family protein has product MASDRDVERALVVAAHPDDVDFGAAGTVATWTDAGIEVVYCVVTDGDAGGFDPAVPRSEIPAIRRAEQEAAAKEVGVDRVVFLGYPDGRLVPSIELRRDLSRVIRQVRPQRVVCQSPERNWDRIFASHPDHLAAGEATVCAVYPDSRNPFAHPDLAAEGLEAHTVEEVWLMAHVAPDRFVDVTDHFDRKVVALLAHVSQITEPDALPGRMREWGEAMAERGGLPAGRLAEGFRVVPTA; this is encoded by the coding sequence GTGGCGAGCGACCGCGACGTCGAGCGCGCCCTCGTCGTCGCCGCCCATCCCGACGACGTCGACTTCGGCGCCGCCGGCACGGTGGCGACGTGGACCGACGCCGGGATCGAGGTCGTCTACTGCGTGGTGACCGACGGCGACGCCGGCGGCTTCGACCCCGCCGTGCCGCGGTCCGAGATCCCGGCCATCCGCCGGGCCGAGCAGGAGGCGGCGGCCAAGGAGGTCGGCGTCGACCGGGTGGTGTTCCTCGGCTACCCGGACGGCCGCCTCGTGCCCAGCATCGAGCTGCGGCGGGACCTCTCCCGGGTCATCCGCCAGGTGCGCCCGCAGCGGGTCGTGTGCCAGTCGCCCGAGCGCAACTGGGACCGCATCTTCGCCAGCCACCCCGACCACCTGGCCGCGGGCGAGGCGACCGTGTGCGCCGTCTACCCGGACAGCCGCAACCCGTTCGCCCACCCGGACCTCGCCGCCGAGGGCCTCGAGGCCCACACCGTCGAAGAGGTCTGGCTCATGGCCCACGTCGCCCCCGACCGCTTCGTGGACGTCACCGACCACTTCGACCGCAAGGTCGTCGCGCTCCTCGCCCACGTCAGCCAGATCACCGAGCCCGACGCCCTGCCGGGGCGCATGCGGGAGTGGGGGGAGGCGATGGCCGAGCGGGGCGGGCTGCCCGCCGGCCGGCTGGCCGAGGGCTTCCGCGTCGTGCCCACGGCCTGA
- a CDS encoding PPOX class F420-dependent oxidoreductase, translated as MLDERIRALAEGPNFAAFTTLLPDGTPMTHVMWVAADEEHVLINTEVHRQKYRNVRRDPRVTVTIIDHENPYHFAEVRGTVVDTVTGPEARASIDELSMKYGGRPYPEDSIESERVILRIAPNRQQHRG; from the coding sequence GTGCTCGACGAACGCATCCGCGCCCTCGCCGAAGGGCCCAACTTCGCCGCCTTCACCACGCTCCTGCCGGACGGCACGCCGATGACCCACGTCATGTGGGTGGCGGCCGACGAGGAGCACGTGCTGATCAACACCGAGGTCCACCGCCAGAAGTACCGGAACGTGCGGCGCGACCCGCGGGTGACGGTGACGATCATCGACCACGAGAACCCGTACCACTTCGCGGAGGTGCGGGGCACCGTCGTCGACACGGTCACCGGGCCGGAGGCGAGGGCCAGCATCGACGAGCTGTCGATGAAGTACGGCGGCCGGCCGTACCCGGAGGACAGCATCGAGAGCGAGCGGGTGATCCTCCGCATCGCCCCGAACCGCCAGCAGCACCGCGGGTAG